In Coleofasciculus chthonoplastes PCC 7420, the genomic window GTATCTGATTGTGCGATCGCGGCGAGTACAGAACCCGCTGCTAATTTCCATTCAATCTCTAACAGGAAACGACGCACCAGCAAACCCGATGCGATCGCCAAACTCACTCCTGTGAGCCAAGGGCATAAGTAGGCATACCGACTAACAAGCAGCCAGCCAACGATCAAAATCAACCCGATTACAGACAGCGATCGGGGATTGGCTCCATCTCCATTGTCTCCTCTGCTTCTCGGTTCCTCTACTCCCTTATCTTGCCCCGTTTTTGTGGCGGTGAAGAGACTCAGAACCCAAGCAGGTAGAGGGAACAAAACGATGACAGTAAAGACAATCGATCCTAGACTCAACGTTGAGATTCTGCTGGGATTAAGCGTATCTAGTCCAACCAGAATCAGCAATAGTCCGATTAAAAATCGCCTAAATGTAGGAAGCTGATTGGGATGAGCCAAGGACAACAATGAGCATTAACAATAAGTGAAGAAGAAGAATGTCGTTGACATAGAGTGTTTGTCATCAGAGCCAAAGCACTTCTAGCACAAAGGATGCCGACTACGAACTCCTGTTATCTCAACACCTTTTAAGTTAAGAACTAAAGACAAGCCGCGATCGCTTGTGTTACGGTATCTGGCGCACTCAAGTGAGGTAAATGACCCCATGCTTTTATATTGATTAGCTGACTCTCAGGGATGTTATCTGACATATACTGACCAACTTCTGGAGGTACAGCAACATCATCACTCGATTGTAGAATCAGAGTCGGTACATTCAGGCGCGGTAACTCTTTCCGGTGATCCGACTGGAATATAACTCGAGCAACGGCTTGGGCAATATCTGGACGAATAGCCGTCAGAGTATTCGCAAATTCCGTTGCCAGTTCCGGACGTTCAGGGTTTCCCATCACCATTGAGGCAAAACCACTCACCCAAGCATAGTAGTTTGCTGACATCGCTCCATAGAGTGCATCTAGGTCAGACTGATCAAACCCACCCACATATCCCACATCGTTGAGATACCGAGGAGATGCACCAACAAAAATAAGCTGGCTGAAGCATGAGGGATCGATGAGTGCAGCTAGCAAGCTAATCATACCACTGACTGAGTGACCCACCAAGATGGAGTTTGTAAGTTTTAACTCATGACAGATTTCCAGCAAGTCCTCGGCGTAGCTATAGAGGCTACTGTAGCGATGGGGACTATAGGCAGAAAAATCGGATTTTCCAGCACCGACATGATCAAAAAGGACAATCCGATAGTCAGAGGCGAAGGCGGCGACTTGATGACGCCAAGCGGTTTGATCTGAACCAAAGCCATGGGCAAAGATGATCGTCTGAGTACCTTCACCGAGGATATTGATATGATTGCGTTCTAATACACTTGTGGTCATAAGCGGGGTTTTCTAATGTAGGGGCTGCTGAATGTCTTGTGGTGGGGAGAGGCAATAGGGAATAGGCAATAGGCAACAGGAAATACCCAATTTCAATGCATGACAAAGGACGAGGAGATCGTCAAACACCATGAGAGACGCGATTAATCGCGTCTCTCCCCTGAAAATCCTGCATATAAAATTTGTCTTTCAAGAGACAGCGTGGAATGCGGCTAATATTTGTTTAGGTCTCAACGGAAACTTAAACCGTGAATGATTGGTAGATGCAACGGGTTGCGAGTCGGAAGCCTTCGCTTCTTTCTCCTCTAAACCATTCTCGTTTAACTCAGATACCGGAACTAACATGGAATCGTGAGAACGCACCGCCATTTCGCCTTGTGCTAATGCCTCTCGCCACTGACGCCCAGTTTTCCAAGCTTTAAACTTGGCAGCATTCCAACGAGGATTCACTGGATATCCCGCAAATCCACAACGCAACGCGGCATGGTTAGCACTGGGAATCAGGGTATTGACCCAAACATTATCGGTTAGATCGATTAGCATGAAGTTTGGCTCCTTGGAAACTGTAGACATAAACTTCACCTCTCTATTGTTGTCAACCGAACAATTTTGTTGAGTATTATCAACTATTGTATTACGGATTGTTAAATAGCTACATCGCTTACTTGCGATTTACTTGTATTCACCTTCAACCGCAACATAGCCATTTCCGGAGAAACGCGCGATCGCGCCGTTCGTAGTGAGCGCTTTAGCGCTTCCACAGTTCGTAGTGAGCGCTTTAGCGCTTCCACAGTCAGAGATTGACTAGAAACCTTACCAGTCGTTTCTCTCAAGGCGCTGAAATCTAAAGGGTTTGGGATTTTTCCCACCCACGCCATTACCCTTTAGCAATGTAAAGAAACCTTAAAGATTTGTCAAACGTCTTATTTATACAAGCGTCCCCTAATCTGGGGTGACGTTCAATCCTAAATGTTCTCTGCACCCAAACGCAGGCGATCGCACATCTTTTCCCCGGTTACCCTACTGGGACGGACAAAGTTGGGACGGACAAACAATGCGAGTCGCTTCCCGATGCCCTCATACACCAGGGAGTGCGGATGGCGAGACTCGAACTCGCAAGGCTTACGCCACACGCCCCTCAAGCGTGCGTGTCTACCAATTCCACCACATCCGCATGGCTAACCTATTATATCAACTCTTTTGAGAAATTACGACTTCCCGACAATTTTGTTGAAATCCCACCAAAAAACGTCACTAATGATTCCTCAAGGATGCCACCAAAGGGGACAATCCCCCTTATCCTACTGAATACGGATATAGCAGCGCTGTTTTATGGACTTTGCCAAAATCTTAATTGCCAATCGTGGGGAAATTGCCCTGCGAATTCTCCGAACTTGTGAAGAAATGGGAATTGCCACCGTTGCCGTTCACTCGACCATCGATCAACACGCCCTCCATGTACAACTGGCGGATGAAGCTATATGCATCGGTGAAGCGCCCAGTAGCAAAAGCTACTTGAATATTCCTAATATTATCGCCGCCGCCCTGACGCGCAACGCCACCGCCATTCATCCCGGCTATGGTTTTTTGGCAGAAAATGCCCGATTTGCCGAAATTTGCGCCGATCATCAAATCTCTTTTATCGGTCCGTCACCTGAAGCGATGCGGGCGATGGGGGATAAATCCACCGCCAAGGAAACCATGCAACGGGCAGGAGTACCCACCGTACCCGGAAGTGAGGGATTGTTGAGTAGTGAACGAGAAGCCATCACACTTGCCAAAGACATCGGTTATCCGGTGATGATTAAAGCCACAGCAGGCGGTGGCGGACGAGGGATGCGTTTGGTTCCCGATGAGAGTGCCATGAGTCGCCTGTTTCAAGCCGCCCAAGGAGAAGCCGACGCCGCCTTTGGCAACCCAGGACTTTATCTGGAAAAATTTATCGTCCGTCCCCGCCATATTGAGTTTCAAATTCTTGCTGATAGTTACGGTAACGTGATTCATCTGGGAGAACGAGACTGTTCCATTCAACGGCGTCACCAGAAACTCTTAGAAGAAGCCCCTAGTCCCGCCTTAACCCCAGAACTGCGAGAAAAAATGGGAACTGCTGCTGTCATGGCTGCCAAGTCGATTAATTACGTCGGGGCGGGTACGGTTGAGTTTCTGCTGGATGCCATGGGGAATTTTTACTTTATGGAAATGAATACCCGCATTCAAGTTGAACATCCTGTCACCGAGATGATCTCAGGATTGGACTTAATTGCCGAACAGATTCGGATTGCCCAAGGCGAACCCTTGAAACTGACGCAAGACCAAGTGAAGCTTCAGGGACACGCGATTGAATGTCGGATTAATGCCGAAGATCCCGATCGCAATTTCCGTCCTCAACCGGGGCGGATTAGTGGGTATCTACCACCCGGAGGACCTGGTGTGCGGATGGATTCCCATGTATACACCGATTATGAAATCCCCCCCTATTACGACTCATTAATCGGCAAGTTAATCGTATGGGCACCCAACCGCGATGCCGCGATTCGCCGCATGAAACGCGCCCTGCGTGAATGTGCGATTACTGGGGTTGCCACCACGCTGAGTTTCCACCAAAAAATCTTAGAAACCCCAGCGTTTCTCAGTGGTGATGTTTATACGAATTTTGTTGAGCAAATGATGGCAACCGCCCAATCTTAAAGGGTTAGGGGCAGTCAGTGGATCATGGTCAGTAATCCTTGCTGACCGACAAGAATCTCTCGCAGTAAGCTAACAATCCCAACCCAAATAATCGGCGTAATATCCACACCCCCAATGGGCGGCACCAGTTTGCGGGTTGGGACTAAAAAAGGTTCGGTGGGCAAAGCAACCAGATTGAAGGGGAAGCGGTTGAGATCGATCTGAGGATACCAGGTCAGGATAATCCGGAAGATGAATAGTAAGATAGCCAGTCCCAGTAAAGGGCTGAGAATCCATGTTGCCAGTGTCGCAGTATTCATGAGACAATTCCTAATTTCACAGAAAAGTATGGAAATCAGTTAGCCAGTCTAACGCAAGACTGGGATGAACTATAGCAACCGCCATGGCTGTTAGGACACATCATTTATGTAGAGACGTTGCATGCAACGTCTCTACAATGGTGCCGAACGTCCTAATCGATATGTCTATTGCTATACTATCGCACTACGGGGATAGGGTAGGATATCCGTAAAATATGATCAAGTCTGTGATTTTGAGACGGATTCAGGAGAAATGCTAAAAAGTCTGAGTGTTGAAATCATATTTTCACCTCGTCAAAAGTTTACCCTGATTCGCGGCAGCCGCGATCGCGTTACGGTTTGCTGTAAAAACTTGGATTCCCGGAACAGTTACATAGTCACCATCATCCGTAATCACGTTCACGATTCCTGCTTGAGCTATTGCTTCGAGTATGAGCAGATCGTAACCATCAAGGGGTTGAGTCTGGAGTCTGACTAGACATTTGTTAATGCTAACATCATCCACTGTAATATCAATACATGAAGCCATAGATGTAACTTGACTCCAAGCAGTTTGAACTTCGGTTACAACATTAGCTCTTTGCGATGGGTAGTTGTGGCGATAGTCTTTGGCTTTTATTGTGGCGGAAAAAATTTTTCGTTCTGTTGTCTCAATATTGTGTGCTAACTCTGCTAGGGAAAGACCACAGTATCGGAGTGAAGCTTGAACAGAAATAGCTTTCATTAAATAGGAGGGATACACATTAGTCTGATAAGATAGTGCTGAGGTACTAGCTTGGGTATAGGTGAGCCAGTACCAGACATTAGTGTCAACAAGAAAAATGTCATCCTGTTTTGGGATATCAGATTTTGGGATATCAGAGTGAATATCAAAAACCTCAGCCTGAACTGTGTAGTTGATTACCATCAAAGACTATTTGCTTGTTCGCTAACGACTTTATCTACTGCTTTGCGAGTATACTCATCTGAGTAATACCGCTTCGAGTTCTCAATCACCGCTTTGAGTACCTGTTTGCCAACTGGGTTGAGGTTAGACACTTTAAGCAAACGGTTGAGGGTTTCTGGTTTTATGTCTCCTAGCAATTGACCAATGGCAAAATTAAAAAAGGGGGAAGCAAAAAAATCTACTCCAGCAAAGTCTACCTCGACAGGATGATCGGCTATCAGTTCCGGGTGAATGAGTTGGTAAACGGTTTGACCATCTTCAAGAGTCATGCAGTATTTGCCCACTAGGTCGTGGATATTGTATTTTTTCATCGTTCTGACCTCCCTTTAGAACAGTGCCTCCTCGCTGGGTTCAGAGTTCAGCGAGTCTAGTGAGTAATAAGACTCATCACATTTAAGTGTGATATTGACCAGTGTTCCCTCAAAGAAAGTTTGACTACTTTGATACGTTTCTTGCGTTTTGTCAATTATGACATATCCATTATGACTGAAAATCTCCAGTTTTCCCTCATTCACCCTGACAAATTGTTTTAAAGAGTCAAGTCCTATGCCCCTTGCTATACCATGTTTGGTGGTTGTTCCCGGCTCAAATGCCCATTTGAGCGTCTCATCTGCTGATAAGTCAGTCTGCTTCAAAAAATCGCGAACGTTGCGAGGAATACCAACTCCGAAGTCCACGACAGTTAGGTTCAGTTCTTTCAGGTTGGGGTAGTGTTGTCCGCAACTAAAAACCCCAATCTTTGTTTGCCCATGCTCAAAGGCATTTGCATAGATTTCCCAGACAGTTGAAACAATACGGCTTTTCAATAATGGATCGATATGAACCCAACCACGACCTAACCATTGTTCAGATAGGTAATCCCCTAAACCCGTTTTATCTAGCTCTCGGTCTTCTCTATATGGGATGGAGTTTCCTTCCCAAGGCTTTACACCCTCCCCAAAGATGTGCATAAAACCATTTTGTTGAAGATTTATCCGGATTCGATTGTCTAGTGTATCCCAATTGAAGCTAACTTTACCCTCCTGGGATTCAATTAAGCGGGCTAACCCACCGAGAAAAGCTACAGCATTTTGTCGTAGAAAGCTGCATCCAGAGAAATCGAAGACTACTTCCAAGTCTGTCTGGTTGACTTGCTGCCAAAGTTGAAACAGCCGCTCAAAGTCTTTCAACTCATCGTTGATAGTTAGAACTTGAAGAACTAGGCTCACAATTAATTCTGGAATGTGTGGTCAAGATATAGAGTATAGTTTAAACTTAGCCCAATCCCAGCGATGACTGAATTGGCGACGGCGGACACACCGACACCCAACAGGGTTAGCGATCGCACTCGTTGCCGATAGTGACGAGTATAGCGCTAGTCTAGCAACCCTGCCGTACTGCGACCAATCAGATGAACGGGTTGATCCAGGGAACTCTTTTTTTGCCCATCTCCCTCAATGGCTGAGAAGCTGAGAAATATTTACGAAATGAAATATTTCTTAATTATTTTGTACTAATACTTAATCAAGTTAAAATATCCCAGCTTGTAAAAACTAATACAGCTTATTATTTAGATTATTTTAAGGTAGGGAGTTGCCAAAGTCTTAAATAAATTAAAAAAAAGTTAGATTACCTAAATTACTAAATTTTTGTTAGATAATAGAAGAGTATCCGGAAGAAGGCGGGAAGGTTAAAAGACCGTTAACGAATCCCGGAAACGACCGTCAGCCATATAGCCTGGGGGTTGAAAGTCGATTTATGTCCGCCGAGAAAAAACAACATTGACGTTGTTCAAAGAAGGACTCAATTGGAAAATTTATGCTAATTCGATTGCCAAAAGAATTGACGTTTTGTAGTGGAAGAGACGAAATTGATAGGGGATTTGCAATAGATAAGGAATTAAGTTGAAGTTTAGCGCCCCAAACAAAAAAGATTACCCAGCAACCCAAAAAGGTTTGTAACTATGACGAAACGAACGATTGCAACTCTAGACGGAAACGAAGCGGTAGCTCGCGTTGCCTACCCACTCAATGAAGTAATCGCCATTTATCCGATCACCCCCGCTTCTCCCATGGGAGAATGGGCAGATGCCTGGTCTTCAGAAGGTCGCAAGAACCTCTGGGGTACTGTTCCCTCAATCATTGAAATGCAGAGTGAAGCCGGGGCGGCAGGTACAGTCCATGGCGCGTTGCAGGCAGGGTCATTAACCAGTACATTCACCGCCTCTCAAGGCTTGCTGTTAATGCTGCCCAACCTCTACAAAATCGCCGGGGAAATGACCTCAGCCGTGATCCATGTCGCCGCGCGATCGCTAGCCGCCCAAGCCCTGTCCATTTTTGGGGATCACCAAGATGTGATGGCGTGTCGTGCCACCGGCTTTGGTCTGTTGGCGTCGGGATCAGTCCAAGAGGCACATGACTTAGCGTTAATTACCCACGCCGCTAGCCTAGAATCCCGCATTCCT contains:
- a CDS encoding alpha/beta fold hydrolase, with amino-acid sequence MTTSVLERNHINILGEGTQTIIFAHGFGSDQTAWRHQVAAFASDYRIVLFDHVGAGKSDFSAYSPHRYSSLYSYAEDLLEICHELKLTNSILVGHSVSGMISLLAALIDPSCFSQLIFVGASPRYLNDVGYVGGFDQSDLDALYGAMSANYYAWVSGFASMVMGNPERPELATEFANTLTAIRPDIAQAVARVIFQSDHRKELPRLNVPTLILQSSDDVAVPPEVGQYMSDNIPESQLINIKAWGHLPHLSAPDTVTQAIAACL
- the accC gene encoding acetyl-CoA carboxylase biotin carboxylase subunit, with translation MDFAKILIANRGEIALRILRTCEEMGIATVAVHSTIDQHALHVQLADEAICIGEAPSSKSYLNIPNIIAAALTRNATAIHPGYGFLAENARFAEICADHQISFIGPSPEAMRAMGDKSTAKETMQRAGVPTVPGSEGLLSSEREAITLAKDIGYPVMIKATAGGGGRGMRLVPDESAMSRLFQAAQGEADAAFGNPGLYLEKFIVRPRHIEFQILADSYGNVIHLGERDCSIQRRHQKLLEEAPSPALTPELREKMGTAAVMAAKSINYVGAGTVEFLLDAMGNFYFMEMNTRIQVEHPVTEMISGLDLIAEQIRIAQGEPLKLTQDQVKLQGHAIECRINAEDPDRNFRPQPGRISGYLPPGGPGVRMDSHVYTDYEIPPYYDSLIGKLIVWAPNRDAAIRRMKRALRECAITGVATTLSFHQKILETPAFLSGDVYTNFVEQMMATAQS
- a CDS encoding YggT family protein, with translation MNTATLATWILSPLLGLAILLFIFRIILTWYPQIDLNRFPFNLVALPTEPFLVPTRKLVPPIGGVDITPIIWVGIVSLLREILVGQQGLLTMIH
- a CDS encoding STAS-like domain-containing protein; this encodes MKKYNIHDLVGKYCMTLEDGQTVYQLIHPELIADHPVEVDFAGVDFFASPFFNFAIGQLLGDIKPETLNRLLKVSNLNPVGKQVLKAVIENSKRYYSDEYTRKAVDKVVSEQANSL
- a CDS encoding ATP-binding protein, translated to MKDFERLFQLWQQVNQTDLEVVFDFSGCSFLRQNAVAFLGGLARLIESQEGKVSFNWDTLDNRIRINLQQNGFMHIFGEGVKPWEGNSIPYREDRELDKTGLGDYLSEQWLGRGWVHIDPLLKSRIVSTVWEIYANAFEHGQTKIGVFSCGQHYPNLKELNLTVVDFGVGIPRNVRDFLKQTDLSADETLKWAFEPGTTTKHGIARGIGLDSLKQFVRVNEGKLEIFSHNGYVIIDKTQETYQSSQTFFEGTLVNITLKCDESYYSLDSLNSEPSEEALF